GGGAACTCTTTTACTAACTTCAATCATTGGAGTTATCAGTGTATCTATTTACTTCACATGTTATGGCACACCATGGGGAAAACAAACAGCAATTGCCGAATCAAAAAGTTATATTACAAAATACTTCAATTTAAATGCAAAAGTCAAAGATACTTCTTATGATTCTAAAATGAATAGCTATGCGATCTCTTTTGAAACAAATGAAGATGGAGAATTTACTATCGAATATAAAGGTCCTAATAACTTTAATATTTCTCCAGGAGTCCAAGAGTATTTAAGTAACCACTACAAATTTACAGAGTAGTAACGAAGCATACATATACAAAAAAGAGTTGGTGTAACGCCAACTCTTTTTTCGTATTCTTGTCATACTGTTACATCTTCCTTCTCTATATTTTTAATTCCGTAATATGCAATCGCAACTCCAATTGCTGCCAATGCTAGTTGAAGGGGAAGAAAAGTTGCTGTAGGAAACGTTGGGTTGCTATTCATTGCAATTGATACAACGATAAGGGATGAAACAATTGTAGTTGGCACTGAACGTTTACGCATTCCGAAATATAATGGGATTAAACTCATTCCCGCAGTTGCAATGGCTAAAGGAACCAGTTTTATTCCTTCTTGCATCAATTGATCTACTGTAAATGGATTAGGAAGAATTGAAAAATAACTATCTATCCCAAAGAAAATCCCTACTACTAAAATGTTAGATAAAATAACTGTTATAAATGTTACTATTGCTGTAATGGCCAACTTACTGATCATCATTTTCCTCCGATTAATAGGATAAGAAAACATAAGTAGTATTGTTTTATTTTTATATTCATCAATTATTAACCTTGCGATTAATACACTACCAAAAATAATAAATGTTGCTCTTACTAATGTGCTAGCCATCAACAAAATTGTCTGTGGATCTTTTATTTCAGGATCTCCTTCTATTTGAGCAACGAAACTAACGAAAATTAGTAGTGCCAGTATAATGATATTTGCAATAACTGCTCTCTTCACATACCATCCGAGCTTAAACTTCTTCAGTTCTAGCTTCATAAGACGTAGCATGATAGCCCTCCTTTCATTTAAATTTTAATCGATATAAATCGCCCCTGTTTTACTTAAAATCTTCACCTTGTTTTTTGCATCACCGATGGTTCCTTCTTTTATCTTTTCTGTATTTTTATCTTTCTTAAGCCCGTTTACATTCACCATTATGTCAGCCGAATTACTTTTAGCCGTAAGTTTCAATGAAGCCGGAACACCGTTATACCTTACGCCAATATCTCCTGATTTTGTTTCTACAAATAATGATTTTCCTTCTGTCATATCTTTCAATAATACTTCCCCAGATGCTGAAGTGATGTTCATATTTTCGTTTTTTATATTTTTTACATAATTATCGCCAGTAGTAGAGGTTATATTTACTTCTTGTAATGAACTATCTTTTAACATTAAATCTCCACTTTCAGATGTGAACTCACCCTTATCTGCCAATAGCCCTACAATCATTTCATCTCCAGACTTTCCTTTTGTAACGATACTTTTTACTACTATATCGCTTATTTTCACATCACCCGATTTATTATTTAATACAATTTTATCTATTTCTTTCTTCGGAATAGCGATAGATATACT
This Bacillus mycoides DNA region includes the following protein-coding sequences:
- a CDS encoding ABC transporter permease; its protein translation is MLRLMKLELKKFKLGWYVKRAVIANIIILALLIFVSFVAQIEGDPEIKDPQTILLMASTLVRATFIIFGSVLIARLIIDEYKNKTILLMFSYPINRRKMMISKLAITAIVTFITVILSNILVVGIFFGIDSYFSILPNPFTVDQLMQEGIKLVPLAIATAGMSLIPLYFGMRKRSVPTTIVSSLIVVSIAMNSNPTFPTATFLPLQLALAAIGVAIAYYGIKNIEKEDVTV
- a CDS encoding spore coat protein C gives rise to the protein MNTKNKKITLGTLLLTSIIGVISVSIYFTCYGTPWGKQTAIAESKSYITKYFNLNAKVKDTSYDSKMNSYAISFETNEDGEFTIEYKGPNNFNISPGVQEYLSNHYKFTE
- a CDS encoding DUF4097 family beta strand repeat-containing protein, translating into MKKIIVIAILFLTITSVVFGFKTFQGKDFKKEKSFEINDIKEIEVDNENWDIEFKSTDSNKIVVSAQGQRVDKEIDPVKIENDENKIVIKQKQKVTKFFNGFTFRKKNSISIAIPKKEIDKIVLNNKSGDVKISDIVVKSIVTKGKSGDEMIVGLLADKGEFTSESGDLMLKDSSLQEVNITSTTGDNYVKNIKNENMNITSASGEVLLKDMTEGKSLFVETKSGDIGVRYNGVPASLKLTAKSNSADIMVNVNGLKKDKNTEKIKEGTIGDAKNKVKILSKTGAIYID